The following are encoded together in the Xanthobacter autotrophicus Py2 genome:
- a CDS encoding conserved hypothetical protein (KEGG: reh:H16_A0011 hypothetical protein) has translation MILTKDMYVPALRWRQGEYQALLRLAGGVKDCIVPYITIPEVEYDFELRQPKKSVHEHVHPFAARFNSKWGQRPAWVSVHPGIADQPMDDGRDIPTYVFAALRAFQANAIPAVPLDAAASIIASVRTIAATDGLGVAISIRLEDLMKPNARSRIDGLAAALDLELSEVDLIIDLGAPNFEPYDAFAGALTSAMRRLGDLYAFRNLVAIGTAIPETFKDVAKGADQLPRHDWLFYQVLLGKIPAGMRQPNFGDYTIVHPEFKALDMRMIKAAGKLVYTTPVAWEVRKGGAFNDNRAQMHGHCASIVASGNFNGSGYSSGDDYIAKCAVHKEGPSNQTRWKEVAINHHITHVLGDLATLGAAP, from the coding sequence ATGATCTTGACTAAGGATATGTATGTTCCGGCGCTGCGGTGGAGGCAGGGCGAATACCAAGCGCTTCTCCGCCTGGCAGGTGGAGTCAAGGATTGCATTGTGCCCTACATCACCATCCCTGAAGTCGAATACGACTTCGAGTTGCGGCAGCCGAAGAAATCGGTCCATGAACACGTTCATCCGTTCGCCGCCCGGTTCAATTCCAAATGGGGGCAGCGGCCCGCGTGGGTAAGTGTTCATCCGGGCATCGCTGATCAGCCCATGGATGATGGGCGGGATATACCCACCTATGTGTTCGCAGCTCTGCGCGCGTTCCAGGCGAATGCGATTCCGGCAGTTCCCCTGGACGCTGCGGCTTCCATCATCGCGTCTGTCCGGACGATTGCCGCGACCGACGGACTTGGGGTGGCGATCTCGATCCGGCTCGAGGATCTGATGAAGCCCAATGCTCGCTCCCGCATAGACGGATTGGCGGCGGCACTTGATTTGGAGCTTTCGGAAGTTGACTTGATCATCGATCTCGGTGCGCCGAATTTCGAGCCCTATGACGCCTTCGCAGGCGCCCTGACCTCAGCCATGCGTAGACTTGGCGACCTGTATGCCTTCCGGAATTTGGTCGCAATCGGCACAGCGATTCCCGAGACGTTCAAGGATGTCGCCAAGGGCGCCGACCAGCTTCCGCGCCACGATTGGCTCTTTTACCAGGTGCTACTCGGCAAGATTCCGGCCGGCATGCGACAGCCGAATTTCGGAGATTACACGATCGTCCATCCGGAATTTAAGGCTCTGGACATGCGCATGATCAAGGCGGCAGGCAAGCTCGTCTACACGACGCCGGTAGCTTGGGAAGTACGGAAGGGCGGGGCATTCAACGACAATCGCGCGCAGATGCATGGGCACTGCGCGTCAATTGTGGCGTCGGGAAACTTCAACGGTTCCGGCTATTCAAGCGGCGACGATTACATCGCAAAGTGCGCGGTTCACAAAGAAGGACCAAGCAATCAGACGCGATGGAAGGAGGTGGCAATCAACCATCATATCACACATGTGCTGGGCGATCTCGCCACGCTTGGCGCCGCACCATGA
- a CDS encoding glucose-methanol-choline oxidoreductase (PFAM: glucose-methanol-choline oxidoreductase; FAD dependent oxidoreductase~KEGG: sus:Acid_3405 glucose-methanol-choline oxidoreductase) — MAEAAHCDVIVVGTGAGGGILAYELAKAGLNVVSLEQGGQLADDHFKRVDPPGTALDFGIRSNTVWPAEPHDSLFVHPLFEKGEDGSTGWPEGGFRHYQIIKVNGLQNLWNGVSVRFSEKDFADWPFRYAELAPHYDAVERRIVVCGTKEDIPELPDGIYVPPKPLRPADQMIIDAVNGLEEPYSRAIPNRKAIDTRPDSPNACASTGICTSGCPTGAVYKFTARLLPEIAKLPNYELRTGAKVVRLLREPGSRRVLGVEYRDMATGESRLLTADRVVLATGAIESPRILFNSADDVAPEGMGNAFGQLGLRLQDNPKSVLSTSLWKLWGSGRDFDIGYGDLLILLSRGTLPDGEEFPFIGHAIHGVPDVPHYLVGMKRFPPFMKERLSRFMFHSYVTLGLFCAGDPNPANRVRPANSYDRFGVRHVTVDFSSSDKADKMMDAMEAWGRTVLRHAGATSIYPSRDNSGTGIHYAGTTAISADPAKGVVDANLKCHDLDNVYVCDGGVVPVLPDKHLTLTIMAMAHRLAGHLVEKARSGAAATAQPAHA; from the coding sequence GTGGCTGAAGCGGCCCATTGCGATGTGATCGTCGTCGGCACCGGCGCCGGTGGCGGCATCCTCGCCTACGAACTGGCCAAGGCCGGGCTCAACGTGGTCTCGCTGGAGCAGGGTGGCCAGCTCGCGGACGACCACTTCAAGCGCGTCGACCCGCCGGGCACGGCGCTCGACTTCGGCATCCGCTCCAATACCGTGTGGCCCGCCGAGCCCCACGACAGCCTGTTCGTCCATCCCCTGTTCGAGAAGGGCGAGGACGGCTCTACCGGCTGGCCGGAGGGCGGCTTCCGCCACTACCAGATCATAAAGGTGAACGGCCTGCAGAACCTCTGGAACGGCGTGAGCGTGCGCTTTTCCGAGAAGGATTTCGCCGACTGGCCGTTCCGCTACGCCGAGCTGGCACCGCACTATGACGCGGTGGAGCGCCGCATCGTGGTGTGCGGGACCAAGGAAGACATCCCCGAGCTGCCCGACGGCATCTATGTGCCGCCCAAGCCCCTGCGCCCTGCCGACCAGATGATCATCGATGCAGTGAACGGCCTCGAGGAGCCCTACTCCCGCGCCATTCCCAATCGCAAGGCCATCGACACCCGCCCCGACAGCCCCAACGCCTGCGCCTCCACCGGCATCTGCACCTCCGGCTGCCCCACCGGCGCGGTCTACAAGTTCACCGCCCGCCTGCTGCCCGAGATCGCCAAGCTGCCGAACTACGAGCTGCGCACCGGGGCCAAGGTGGTGCGGCTTTTGCGCGAGCCCGGCTCGCGGCGGGTCCTGGGCGTGGAATATCGCGACATGGCCACCGGCGAATCCCGCCTGCTCACCGCCGACAGGGTGGTGCTGGCCACCGGCGCCATCGAGAGCCCACGCATCCTGTTCAACTCGGCCGACGACGTGGCCCCGGAGGGCATGGGCAACGCCTTCGGCCAGCTCGGCCTGCGGCTGCAGGACAATCCCAAGTCGGTGCTTTCCACCTCGCTGTGGAAGCTGTGGGGCAGCGGGCGGGATTTCGACATCGGCTATGGCGACCTGCTGATCCTGCTGTCGCGGGGCACCCTGCCGGACGGGGAGGAATTCCCCTTCATCGGCCATGCCATCCACGGCGTGCCGGACGTGCCCCATTATCTCGTGGGCATGAAGCGCTTCCCGCCCTTCATGAAAGAGCGGCTCTCCCGCTTCATGTTCCACTCCTATGTGACGCTCGGCCTGTTCTGCGCCGGCGATCCCAACCCCGCCAACCGGGTGCGCCCCGCCAACAGCTACGACCGGTTCGGAGTACGCCATGTGACCGTGGATTTCTCGTCCTCCGACAAGGCGGACAAGATGATGGACGCCATGGAAGCCTGGGGCCGCACGGTGCTGCGCCATGCCGGGGCCACCTCCATCTACCCGTCGCGGGACAATAGCGGCACCGGCATCCACTATGCCGGCACCACCGCCATCTCGGCGGACCCGGCGAAGGGCGTGGTGGACGCGAACCTGAAGTGCCACGACCTCGATAATGTCTATGTCTGCGACGGCGGCGTGGTGCCGGTGCTGCCCGACAAGCACCTCACCCTTACCATCATGGCCATGGCCCATCGCCTCGCCGGTCATCTGGTGGAAAAGGCCCGCTCCGGCGCGGCCGCCACCGCCCAGCCGGCCCACGCCTGA
- a CDS encoding GCN5-related N-acetyltransferase (PFAM: GCN5-related N-acetyltransferase~KEGG: acr:Acry_3270 GCN5-related N-acetyltransferase) → MQLSGPEPLTAAHDVSEFSCGKPTLDHWLKTRALSNQQKGFTAVLVVHEAGRVVGYYGLAPTGVVPSVLPRSIRTGQPPNPVPSMLLGQLAIDTAWAGLGIGTGLVKHALQRCVQAASLIGGRALMVNAVDGEAAEFWRRRGFEPSRDDPLVLLRSISDIAASLREGGG, encoded by the coding sequence TTGCAACTGTCAGGCCCCGAACCGCTTACCGCCGCTCACGATGTGTCCGAGTTCTCCTGTGGCAAGCCGACTCTTGACCACTGGCTGAAGACGCGCGCCCTCTCCAATCAGCAGAAGGGCTTCACTGCCGTTCTCGTCGTTCATGAAGCCGGGCGCGTGGTCGGCTACTACGGCCTTGCGCCTACCGGTGTGGTGCCTTCGGTTCTGCCGCGCTCGATCAGGACGGGGCAACCGCCGAATCCGGTCCCGAGCATGTTGCTCGGCCAGCTCGCGATCGACACAGCATGGGCAGGGTTGGGCATTGGCACCGGCCTTGTGAAGCACGCCCTCCAGCGCTGCGTTCAGGCCGCGTCGCTGATCGGTGGGCGGGCCTTGATGGTCAACGCCGTTGACGGGGAGGCGGCCGAGTTCTGGAGGCGGCGCGGCTTCGAACCTTCCAGGGATGACCCCTTGGTCCTGCTCCGCTCGATCAGCGACATCGCAGCTTCGCTCCGCGAGGGTGGCGGATGA
- a CDS encoding nuclease (SNase-like) (KEGG: jan:Jann_0240 nuclease (SNase-like)) — MKAETACKRSSPPNHQDCSRSDPTMQIRVSLFSNLRQQMAVLPLTLCAAAGAPLEPAAAQPRPQIAKCIPGQTRAADEYCLVDGDTIWIDGEKLRMEGYDTPEPQTHICGGDAEIALAQRASDRVIELLNSNDWTVEYGKPDNTGTRTLVTIRIAGRDIGDILIAERLARAWPDGEEWWCSR; from the coding sequence ATGAAAGCCGAAACTGCTTGCAAACGTAGCAGTCCGCCCAACCACCAAGATTGCAGCAGATCAGATCCGACCATGCAAATTCGTGTTTCTCTATTCTCCAACCTTCGCCAACAGATGGCCGTCCTCCCCCTGACGCTTTGTGCCGCCGCTGGCGCTCCGCTCGAACCCGCCGCAGCTCAACCTCGGCCGCAGATTGCCAAGTGCATTCCGGGACAGACGCGTGCCGCTGACGAATATTGCCTTGTCGATGGCGACACGATCTGGATCGACGGGGAGAAGTTGCGGATGGAGGGCTATGACACGCCGGAACCGCAAACTCACATCTGTGGAGGTGACGCCGAAATCGCGCTGGCGCAGCGAGCCAGCGACCGGGTGATCGAGTTGCTGAACTCGAACGACTGGACCGTCGAGTATGGCAAGCCGGACAACACCGGGACGCGGACCTTGGTGACGATCAGGATCGCCGGCCGGGACATCGGTGACATCCTGATCGCCGAGAGGCTGGCGAGAGCCTGGCCCGATGGCGAAGAATGGTGGTGCAGCCGGTAG
- a CDS encoding Recombinase (PFAM: Resolvase domain; Recombinase~KEGG: pde:Pden_3123 recombinase), with protein MKVAIYARYSSDNQRDASIADQFRMCRLHAEKQGWHIVEEYSDHAISGASLIRPGIQALMADAMGGRFDLILAEAMDRLSRDQEDIAGIFKRMSYADVKMFTLSEGEVTHLHVGLKGTMNALFLKDLADKTRRGQRGRVEAGKSGGGNAYGYDVVKKFDANGEPIRGDRTINEFQAEVVRRIFRDYAAGKSAKTIAFALNKEGIPAPSGGDWGFSTINGNPKRGNGILNNEMYIGKIVWNRQRFVKDPNTGKRQARPNPEEEWVIQEAPELRILDDDLWSAVKARQEKNKIARKENGEADLSRINTRRRPKYLFSGLTKCSCCGGGYSAISATLIGCATARNKGTCDNRVNIRRDELESRVLNALRTKLVDPELFAHFCEVFTQEMNRLRMEGRAEIASAEAEIAKIDRELETLLNLILKGGAADALNAKMVTLEKRKKELDLFLTEADEPPPLLHPSMALQYRKRVQQLYDALQDEDEGKRIEAADTLRSLVDQIVLTPVDGKVEIDVQGDLAGILTISTQSKNPAAGATGAQVKMVAGAGSGFAIGIFASLLGVAGGELLIPTLVVLFGLDIKLAGSLSLAISLPTMIAGFARYSQDRSFAVLGRNRRFVVVMSAGSVAGTLIGGQLLGLVPNAVLLPLLAAILLVSAYKIWRHEEAAPA; from the coding sequence TTGAAAGTCGCGATCTACGCCCGCTATTCTTCCGACAATCAACGCGACGCCTCCATCGCCGACCAGTTCCGTATGTGCCGCCTCCACGCCGAGAAACAGGGCTGGCATATCGTCGAGGAGTATTCGGACCACGCGATCTCCGGCGCGTCGCTGATCCGCCCGGGCATCCAGGCGCTCATGGCCGACGCTATGGGCGGCCGCTTTGACCTGATCCTGGCCGAGGCGATGGACCGCCTCTCCCGCGACCAGGAAGACATCGCGGGCATCTTCAAGCGCATGTCCTATGCCGACGTGAAGATGTTCACCCTGTCGGAAGGCGAGGTGACGCATCTGCATGTCGGGCTCAAGGGCACGATGAATGCGCTGTTCCTGAAGGATCTGGCCGACAAGACACGCCGCGGACAGCGCGGCCGGGTCGAGGCAGGCAAATCGGGTGGCGGCAATGCCTATGGCTACGATGTGGTCAAGAAGTTCGATGCGAACGGCGAGCCGATCCGCGGCGATCGCACCATCAACGAGTTCCAGGCCGAGGTGGTCCGCCGCATCTTCCGCGACTACGCCGCCGGCAAGTCGGCCAAGACCATCGCTTTCGCCCTGAACAAGGAAGGCATTCCCGCTCCGTCAGGCGGCGACTGGGGTTTCAGCACGATCAACGGCAACCCGAAACGGGGCAACGGCATCCTCAACAATGAGATGTATATCGGCAAGATCGTTTGGAACCGGCAACGCTTCGTCAAAGACCCGAACACCGGCAAGCGGCAGGCTCGCCCCAACCCGGAAGAGGAATGGGTCATCCAAGAGGCGCCGGAGTTGCGCATTCTCGACGACGACCTCTGGAGCGCCGTGAAGGCGCGACAGGAGAAGAACAAGATCGCCCGGAAGGAAAACGGCGAGGCCGATCTCTCCCGGATCAATACCCGTCGCCGTCCCAAATACCTCTTCTCGGGACTGACCAAATGTTCCTGCTGTGGTGGTGGGTATTCCGCGATCTCGGCGACGCTGATCGGATGTGCGACGGCCCGCAACAAGGGGACCTGCGACAACCGGGTCAACATCCGCCGCGACGAGCTTGAATCGCGCGTGCTGAACGCACTGCGTACCAAACTCGTCGATCCCGAACTCTTCGCTCATTTCTGCGAAGTCTTCACGCAGGAGATGAACCGCCTGCGCATGGAAGGCCGCGCCGAGATCGCGTCGGCCGAGGCGGAGATTGCGAAGATCGATCGGGAACTCGAGACCCTACTCAATCTGATTCTGAAGGGTGGAGCCGCTGACGCGCTCAACGCGAAGATGGTGACGCTGGAGAAGCGTAAGAAAGAACTGGATCTGTTCCTGACCGAAGCGGACGAGCCACCACCTCTGCTGCACCCGAGCATGGCACTGCAATACCGCAAGCGGGTCCAACAGCTCTACGACGCCCTGCAGGACGAAGACGAGGGGAAGCGGATCGAAGCCGCCGACACCCTGCGCTCGCTCGTGGACCAGATCGTGCTGACGCCGGTCGACGGCAAGGTGGAGATCGACGTTCAAGGCGATCTCGCTGGAATCCTTACGATTTCCACGCAAAGCAAAAACCCCGCAGCGGGGGCTACGGGGGCGCAAGTAAAGATGGTTGCGGGGGCCGGCAGCGGCTTCGCCATCGGCATCTTCGCGTCGCTGCTGGGGGTGGCGGGCGGGGAACTGCTCATCCCCACGCTGGTGGTGCTGTTCGGGCTCGACATCAAGCTCGCCGGCAGCCTGTCGCTGGCCATCAGCCTGCCCACCATGATCGCGGGATTTGCCCGCTACAGCCAGGATCGCAGCTTCGCCGTGCTGGGCCGCAACCGGCGCTTCGTCGTCGTCATGTCGGCAGGGTCGGTGGCCGGAACCCTGATCGGCGGGCAGTTGCTGGGACTGGTGCCGAATGCGGTGCTGTTGCCGCTGCTTGCCGCCATCCTGCTGGTGTCGGCCTACAAGATCTGGCGGCACGAGGAAGCCGCCCCCGCCTGA
- a CDS encoding Protein of unknown function DUF1778 (PFAM: Protein of unknown function DUF1778~KEGG: acr:Acry_3271 uncharacterized protein-like protein), with translation MATTAERKEYPISMRLPEADVAMIDRAANLRGRSRTDFVRDAAVRAAEEVVMEQGLIRMSPEGFAEFMDVLARPAAPVPEMVEVLKRPAPWEPGYVAKR, from the coding sequence ATGGCCACGACCGCCGAACGCAAGGAATACCCGATCTCAATGCGCCTGCCCGAGGCGGATGTCGCAATGATCGATCGCGCCGCAAACCTGCGCGGCCGCTCGCGCACAGACTTCGTGCGCGACGCCGCAGTGCGCGCGGCCGAGGAGGTCGTCATGGAACAAGGCCTGATCCGGATGAGCCCGGAAGGCTTCGCCGAATTCATGGATGTGCTGGCGCGTCCGGCCGCTCCCGTTCCGGAGATGGTGGAAGTCCTGAAGCGGCCCGCACCATGGGAGCCCGGCTACGTGGCGAAGCGGTGA
- a CDS encoding sugar transporter (TIGRFAM: sugar transporter~PFAM: General substrate transporter; major facilitator superfamily MFS_1~KEGG: lpf:lpl0464 hypothetical protein), whose protein sequence is MMYLIAAIAGIAGALFGFDEGVIAGALAPLRRDLGIDPVAEGMMTAAVPFGAFLGAIVGGRLALALGRRRLLLAAAVLFVVGALLSAFAFGLWTLTFARLIIGLGVGVAAMMAPLYISECAPAAQRGMLVSIYQLAITLGILGAYVVGYAFHESWRWMFAVGAVPAIALFVGIFGLSDTPRWLAVRGREAEARAALARVREKSESDPAVKAEFAEILTGATQDENRKARLSDLLTPRVRPALIVAMGLFLLQQLSGINAVIYYAPTVFELSGFSSTTTQILATAGIGVVNVLMTLVGMALIDRLGRRLLLLIGFAGTAVALSVIAIGAATGSEMMGKLALGGLVLYIASFAIAIGPLPWVMMSEVFPLDVRALGMSIASLVNWGFNFLVVFSFPVLVAEFGLAGVFGLYAVVCVVGLAFTQWLVPETSGVSLEEIERHLDSGRPLRDLGRFTPRAA, encoded by the coding sequence ATGATGTATCTCATCGCCGCTATAGCCGGCATCGCCGGGGCGCTGTTCGGCTTCGACGAAGGCGTCATCGCCGGCGCCTTGGCACCGCTGCGCCGCGACCTCGGTATCGACCCCGTCGCCGAGGGCATGATGACGGCCGCCGTGCCGTTCGGCGCGTTCCTCGGCGCCATTGTCGGCGGCCGCCTCGCCCTGGCCCTGGGTCGGCGCCGGCTGCTGCTGGCCGCCGCCGTCCTGTTCGTGGTCGGCGCGCTCCTGAGCGCCTTCGCCTTCGGGTTGTGGACCCTCACCTTCGCCCGGCTCATCATCGGCCTCGGCGTCGGCGTCGCCGCCATGATGGCGCCGCTCTACATTTCCGAATGCGCGCCGGCTGCGCAGCGCGGCATGCTGGTCTCCATCTACCAGCTCGCCATCACGCTCGGCATCCTCGGCGCCTATGTGGTGGGCTACGCCTTCCACGAATCCTGGCGCTGGATGTTCGCGGTGGGCGCGGTGCCGGCCATCGCCCTGTTCGTGGGCATCTTCGGCCTGTCGGACACGCCGCGCTGGCTCGCCGTGCGCGGCCGGGAAGCCGAGGCCCGGGCGGCGCTGGCCCGCGTGCGCGAGAAGTCCGAGAGCGACCCGGCGGTGAAGGCCGAGTTCGCCGAGATCCTCACCGGCGCCACCCAGGACGAGAACCGCAAGGCGCGCCTGTCCGACCTGCTCACCCCGCGGGTGCGGCCGGCGCTCATCGTCGCCATGGGGCTGTTCCTGTTGCAGCAGCTTTCGGGCATCAACGCGGTGATCTATTACGCCCCCACCGTGTTCGAGCTGTCCGGCTTCAGCTCCACCACCACCCAGATCCTGGCCACCGCCGGCATCGGCGTGGTCAACGTGCTGATGACCCTCGTCGGCATGGCCCTCATCGACCGGCTGGGCCGGCGACTGCTGCTGCTGATCGGCTTTGCCGGCACGGCGGTGGCGCTGAGCGTCATCGCCATCGGCGCGGCCACCGGCAGCGAGATGATGGGCAAGCTCGCCCTTGGCGGGCTGGTGCTTTACATCGCCTCCTTCGCCATCGCCATCGGCCCGCTGCCTTGGGTGATGATGTCCGAGGTGTTCCCGCTCGACGTGCGGGCGCTGGGCATGAGCATCGCCTCGCTGGTCAACTGGGGCTTCAACTTCCTGGTGGTGTTCAGCTTCCCGGTGCTGGTGGCGGAGTTCGGCCTGGCCGGCGTGTTCGGCCTCTATGCGGTGGTCTGCGTGGTCGGCCTCGCCTTCACCCAATGGCTGGTGCCCGAAACCTCCGGCGTGAGCCTGGAGGAGATCGAGCGCCATCTCGACAGCGGCCGCCCCCTGCGGGACCTCGGCCGCTTCACGCCCCGTGCCGCCTGA
- a CDS encoding putative phage-related protein (KEGG: reh:H16_A0010 putative phage-related protein), which translates to MTAMTNLGTTDADIRSALHAKRLRRAKSHPDTLVIDELGLAHARSRIDIAVINGCIHGYEIKSAKDNLDRFATQIDTYRQTLQKLTLVAAPKHVAGIMSHAPEWCGVIAAEQGPRGGINFRVLRNAAANPEIDPVMMAHLLWRDEVVQLLGQVGYAAKDLRRPRKQLYEMLCEAMTLREITASIRAFMVRRQAWRDRPAHV; encoded by the coding sequence ATGACGGCCATGACGAACTTGGGAACAACAGACGCAGACATTCGCTCCGCGCTACACGCCAAACGATTGCGGCGTGCCAAATCTCATCCCGATACGCTTGTGATCGACGAGCTTGGCCTCGCGCACGCCCGGAGCCGCATCGACATAGCCGTCATCAACGGCTGCATCCACGGCTATGAAATCAAGAGCGCCAAAGATAACCTCGACCGGTTCGCGACCCAGATCGACACCTACCGCCAGACCCTACAAAAGCTTACACTTGTCGCCGCGCCGAAGCATGTCGCAGGCATCATGAGTCATGCGCCTGAATGGTGCGGCGTGATCGCGGCCGAGCAGGGACCAAGGGGCGGAATCAACTTCCGAGTATTGCGAAACGCCGCCGCCAATCCCGAAATCGATCCGGTCATGATGGCGCACCTGCTTTGGCGCGATGAAGTCGTCCAACTCCTGGGGCAAGTCGGGTATGCAGCGAAGGACCTCCGGCGGCCGAGAAAGCAGCTTTACGAGATGCTTTGTGAGGCCATGACCCTTCGCGAGATAACCGCCTCCATCCGCGCCTTCATGGTGCGGCGCCAAGCGTGGCGAGATCGCCCAGCACATGTGTGA
- a CDS encoding DegT/DnrJ/EryC1/StrS aminotransferase (PFAM: Cys/Met metabolism pyridoxal-phosphate-dependent protein; DegT/DnrJ/EryC1/StrS aminotransferase; aromatic amino acid beta-eliminating lyase/threonine aldolase~KEGG: sat:SYN_02056 DegT/DnrJ/eryC1/StrS aminotransferase family protein) gives MTASATAHEHANRLAIEGGEPVRKAPLPWELPGAHWIGDEELELVSRVVRAKSPFRFYGPDLQHMVDTLEKEWCAAFGHKHALGVSSGTAALSIAMSALEIGPGDEVLVPGYLWVSCVSAVVRAGAIPRLVDVDDCFTLDPADVERKIGPNTRAALMVHMSGAPGRVAEVARICRERGIGLIEDCAQTAGSSQNGKAVGTFGDVGIFSFQLNKNMTSGDGGMVVTERDDLFRRIVALHDLGYPRNAQGRLDTSDETCQLWGVGARMSELTGAMCLAQMRKLPLITGAMRTAKWRIRDALAGTPGLGFRTIPDPAGDTGPFLIMTLKDEATARRFVDALRAEGIAGPPGSLACLTMREWGMHWYSNIPSLVNKRSDSRDGFPWTHPSNAFGADYSYAAGALPHCDELNARGALLTIASTLTSQDVDDIITAMRKVAKVVLA, from the coding sequence GTGACTGCCTCGGCCACTGCGCATGAGCACGCCAATCGTCTCGCCATCGAGGGAGGGGAGCCGGTTCGCAAGGCGCCGCTGCCGTGGGAATTACCCGGCGCCCACTGGATCGGCGACGAGGAGCTGGAGCTGGTCTCCCGCGTGGTGCGCGCCAAGAGCCCCTTCCGCTTCTACGGGCCCGACCTCCAGCACATGGTGGACACCCTCGAGAAGGAATGGTGCGCCGCCTTCGGCCACAAGCACGCGCTGGGCGTTTCCTCCGGCACGGCGGCCCTGTCCATCGCCATGTCCGCGCTTGAGATCGGCCCCGGCGACGAAGTCCTGGTGCCCGGCTATCTGTGGGTCAGCTGCGTGAGCGCGGTGGTGCGCGCCGGCGCCATCCCGCGCCTCGTGGACGTGGACGACTGCTTCACCCTCGATCCCGCCGACGTGGAACGCAAGATCGGCCCCAACACCCGCGCCGCGCTGATGGTGCACATGAGCGGGGCACCGGGGCGTGTGGCGGAGGTCGCCCGCATCTGCCGCGAGCGTGGCATCGGCCTCATCGAGGACTGCGCCCAGACCGCCGGCTCGAGCCAGAACGGCAAGGCCGTGGGCACCTTCGGCGATGTCGGCATCTTCTCCTTCCAGCTCAACAAGAACATGACCTCCGGCGACGGCGGCATGGTGGTGACTGAGCGCGACGACCTGTTTCGCCGCATCGTGGCGCTGCACGACCTCGGCTATCCGCGCAACGCCCAGGGCCGGCTCGACACCTCGGACGAGACCTGCCAGCTGTGGGGCGTCGGCGCCCGCATGTCGGAGCTGACCGGCGCCATGTGCCTCGCCCAGATGCGCAAGCTGCCGCTGATCACCGGCGCCATGCGCACCGCCAAGTGGCGCATCCGCGACGCGCTGGCCGGCACCCCCGGCCTCGGCTTCCGCACCATTCCGGACCCGGCGGGCGACACCGGCCCCTTCCTCATCATGACCCTGAAGGACGAGGCCACCGCCCGCCGCTTCGTCGACGCCCTGCGCGCGGAAGGCATCGCCGGCCCGCCCGGGTCGCTGGCCTGCCTCACCATGCGCGAATGGGGCATGCACTGGTACTCGAACATTCCGAGCCTGGTGAACAAGAGGTCCGACAGCCGCGACGGCTTCCCCTGGACCCACCCCTCCAATGCGTTCGGTGCCGACTACAGCTATGCCGCCGGGGCCCTGCCCCATTGCGACGAGCTGAACGCCCGCGGCGCGCTGCTGACCATCGCCTCGACGCTCACGTCGCAGGACGTGGACGACATCATCACCGCCATGCGCAAGGTGGCGAAAGTGGTGCTCGCGTAG
- a CDS encoding hypothetical protein (KEGG: pde:Pden_3124 hypothetical protein) — protein MLPPRRMLQVMTLRAPGNPAKITGEEREALLESLLLDEPELTFTPRGNPDPRLLRLVGILARQAAQECYAEEVKMSRQRRKRSS, from the coding sequence ATGCTTCCCCCGAGGCGAATGCTGCAAGTTATGACCTTGCGAGCCCCAGGAAACCCAGCAAAGATCACAGGAGAAGAGCGCGAAGCGCTGCTCGAATCCTTGCTGCTGGACGAGCCGGAGCTAACGTTTACGCCGCGCGGCAATCCCGACCCTCGCCTTCTGCGTCTGGTCGGCATCCTGGCGAGGCAGGCGGCGCAGGAGTGCTATGCAGAGGAAGTGAAGATGTCACGGCAAAGGAGGAAGCGCTCCTCCTGA